One Lentimicrobiaceae bacterium genomic window carries:
- a CDS encoding ATP-binding protein has translation MKEIVVISGKGGTGKTSITASFAVLAGTSVVVADCDVDAADMHLLMQPRVDVTEDFYSGQIANINQSQCTRCGKCINICRFDAISLRNKQYIIDPLSCEGCGYCARICPTKAIVNRERLAGQWYISNIKTGSLMVHAKLGIGADNSGKLVAKVKDEAKEIALEERREIVLIDGPPGVGCPVLSSLSGSNYVVLVTEPTVSGLHDLKRVYDLVKKFRIKAGCIINKADVNPAKTAEIKQFLTRENIAHISDLPYDENFTKAMTQGKTIVEFDNGQLKNTLTDSWNKIKQLVND, from the coding sequence ATGAAGGAGATAGTGGTAATTTCAGGCAAGGGCGGTACCGGAAAAACATCCATCACAGCTTCATTTGCAGTATTGGCTGGCACCAGTGTGGTGGTTGCCGATTGCGATGTGGATGCTGCCGACATGCACCTGCTGATGCAACCCCGGGTGGATGTTACCGAAGATTTTTATAGTGGACAAATCGCAAATATCAATCAAAGCCAATGTACCCGCTGCGGGAAATGCATCAATATATGCCGTTTCGACGCCATCTCATTGAGAAATAAACAATACATTATTGATCCATTGAGCTGCGAAGGCTGCGGTTATTGCGCCCGTATTTGCCCCACGAAAGCTATTGTCAACAGGGAACGTCTTGCAGGACAATGGTATATTTCCAACATCAAAACCGGAAGCCTAATGGTGCATGCAAAGCTGGGAATAGGAGCAGATAATTCGGGAAAGCTTGTTGCTAAAGTAAAAGACGAAGCCAAAGAAATAGCCCTTGAAGAAAGAAGAGAAATAGTGTTGATAGACGGACCTCCGGGTGTGGGATGCCCTGTATTGTCATCTCTTTCCGGATCAAACTACGTTGTTTTGGTTACCGAACCTACAGTTTCGGGTCTTCATGATTTAAAGCGCGTGTACGATTTGGTAAAAAAATTCAGAATCAAAGCTGGTTGCATCATCAACAAAGCAGATGTGAACCCTGCAAAAACCGCCGAAATCAAACAATTTCTTACCCGTGAAAATATTGCACACATCAGCGACTTGCCCTATGATGAAAACTTTACCAAAGCTATGACGCAAGGAAAAACCATTGTAGAGTTTGATAACGGACAGTTAAAAAACACATTGACAGATAGCTGGAATAAAATAAAACAGCTGGTAAATGATTAA